The Myxococcaceae bacterium JPH2 genome window below encodes:
- a CDS encoding glycosyltransferase, translating to MILASSLLLAAACVGLTALVIQYALVLRHRREPPARPASSARPGISILKPLCGVDDDLEANLAQFAALDYPNYEVILGVKDVRDPAWDVAGEAVARWPHRFRRVQQVGEPGLNPKVNQLVTLAAAARHDLWVISDSNTRVAPGYLDEIAAAFEDPTVGCVTHPVAGLGEETFGSLLDNLYLTSSAAAGMIAAKRFAGQDIVVGKSMALRREDVEALGGFFSVKDVLAEDFVIGLWVTRKLGRRVVVARAPVFNVSLRKSVDAFFQRYLRWSVIHRTAVSLGTYLAQSLLNPAPWALLGALLAPSRFTAAAAALVVAGKVLVDLAALRALRPGPVPLSAAGAVLVKDALLFAAWCHGLFCRTVNWRGTKLRVGPGTRLLPAPAPGLERRPTPANEAVLAGDFIG from the coding sequence ATGATCCTCGCCTCCAGCCTTCTCCTGGCAGCCGCCTGTGTCGGCCTCACGGCCCTGGTCATCCAGTACGCGCTCGTGCTGCGGCATCGCCGCGAGCCCCCTGCCCGCCCCGCGAGCTCCGCGCGCCCCGGCATCTCCATCCTCAAGCCCTTGTGTGGCGTGGATGACGACCTGGAGGCGAACCTCGCCCAGTTCGCCGCGCTCGACTATCCCAACTACGAAGTCATCCTCGGCGTGAAGGACGTGAGGGACCCGGCCTGGGACGTGGCCGGCGAGGCGGTGGCGCGCTGGCCGCACCGCTTCCGGCGGGTGCAGCAGGTGGGCGAGCCCGGCCTCAACCCGAAGGTGAACCAGCTGGTCACGCTGGCCGCCGCCGCGCGCCATGACCTTTGGGTCATCAGCGACAGCAACACGCGCGTGGCCCCCGGCTACCTGGATGAGATTGCCGCGGCCTTCGAGGACCCGACGGTGGGCTGCGTGACACATCCCGTCGCGGGGCTGGGCGAGGAGACCTTCGGCTCGCTCTTGGACAACCTGTACCTGACGTCGAGCGCGGCCGCGGGGATGATCGCCGCCAAGCGCTTCGCGGGGCAGGACATCGTGGTGGGCAAGTCCATGGCCCTGCGGCGCGAGGACGTGGAGGCGCTCGGTGGCTTCTTCTCCGTGAAGGACGTGCTCGCCGAGGACTTCGTCATCGGCCTGTGGGTGACGCGCAAGCTGGGCCGGCGCGTGGTGGTGGCGCGCGCGCCGGTCTTCAACGTGTCGCTGCGAAAGAGCGTGGACGCCTTCTTCCAGCGCTACCTGCGCTGGAGTGTCATTCACCGCACGGCGGTGTCGCTGGGCACGTACCTGGCCCAATCGCTGCTCAACCCCGCGCCCTGGGCCCTGTTGGGCGCGCTGCTGGCGCCCTCGCGGTTCACGGCCGCCGCCGCCGCGCTGGTGGTGGCCGGCAAGGTGCTGGTGGACCTGGCCGCCCTGCGGGCGCTGCGCCCCGGGCCGGTGCCTTTGAGCGCGGCGGGCGCGGTGCTGGTGAAGGACGCGCTGCTCTTTGCCGCATGGTGCCACGGCCTGTTCTGCCGCACGGTGAACTGGCGCGGCACGAAGCTGCGCGTGGGCCCGGGCACGCGGCTCCTGCCGGCGCCCGCGCCGGGGCTCGAGCGCCGTCCCACGCCCGCGAACGAGGCCGTGCTCGCCGGCGATTTCATCGGGTGA
- the phoU gene encoding phosphate signaling complex protein PhoU translates to MPATHTDKAFEQDLRDLREKLLAMGAKVEALIANSVRALTERDSPLAEKVVSADREVNRLEVEIDDLCRRILALRQPAASDLRLITTALKIVTDLERIGDLAVNLAERAMDLNMVPPLAPYVDIPRLADLAQQQVKKALDAFVSGDADKAEDVLKGDDLLDALFLKIFNELLAYMMEDSKNIRRATALMFIAKHLERIGDHAMNVAEMVIYMVRGKDVRHPRSRNLTE, encoded by the coding sequence ATGCCGGCGACCCATACCGACAAGGCGTTCGAGCAGGACCTGCGAGACCTTCGCGAGAAGCTGCTCGCCATGGGGGCCAAGGTGGAGGCCCTCATCGCCAACAGCGTGCGCGCCCTCACCGAGCGCGACTCCCCCCTGGCCGAGAAGGTCGTCAGCGCCGACCGCGAGGTGAACCGCCTCGAGGTGGAGATTGACGACCTGTGCCGGCGCATCCTCGCGCTGCGGCAGCCCGCGGCCAGCGACCTGCGCCTCATCACCACCGCGCTGAAGATCGTCACCGACCTGGAGCGCATTGGCGACCTGGCGGTGAACCTGGCCGAGCGCGCCATGGACCTCAACATGGTCCCGCCGCTGGCGCCCTACGTGGACATCCCCCGGCTGGCGGACCTGGCCCAGCAGCAGGTGAAGAAGGCGCTGGATGCCTTCGTGTCCGGGGACGCGGACAAGGCCGAGGACGTCCTCAAGGGCGATGACCTGTTGGATGCCCTGTTCCTCAAGATCTTCAACGAGCTCCTCGCGTACATGATGGAGGACTCGAAGAACATCCGCCGCGCCACGGCGCTGATGTTCATCGCCAAGCACCTGGAGCGCATTGGCGACCACGCGATGAACGTGGCCGAGATGGTCATCTACATGGTGCGGGGCAAGGACGTGCGCCACCCGCGCAGCCGCAACCTCACCGAGTAG
- a CDS encoding phosphate ABC transporter ATP-binding protein, with product MEARELTLRYGSKVAIRTISLAIPEHQVTALIGPSGCGKSTFLRSLNRMNDLIPGTHHTGTILLDGTSIHDRALDVVDLRRRVGMVFQKSNPFPKSIFENVAYGLRVGGLKDKAALSARVEKSLRGAALWDEVKDRLDESALGLSGGQQQRLCIARAMAVEPEVLLMDEPASALDPIATAKIEELIHELKSTYTIAIVTHNMQQAARVSDRTAFFYMGELVECGPTEQIFTNPREKRTEDYVTGKFG from the coding sequence ATGGAGGCGCGGGAGCTCACCCTCCGCTATGGCAGCAAGGTGGCCATCCGCACCATCTCGCTGGCCATCCCCGAGCATCAGGTGACGGCGCTCATCGGCCCGTCCGGCTGCGGCAAGTCCACCTTCCTGCGCTCGCTCAACCGGATGAACGACCTCATCCCGGGCACGCACCACACCGGCACCATCCTCCTGGATGGCACCAGCATCCATGACCGCGCCCTGGACGTGGTGGACCTGCGCCGCCGCGTGGGCATGGTCTTCCAGAAGTCCAACCCCTTCCCCAAGTCCATCTTCGAGAACGTCGCCTACGGCCTGCGCGTGGGCGGCCTCAAGGACAAGGCGGCCCTGAGCGCGCGCGTGGAGAAGTCCCTGCGCGGCGCGGCCCTGTGGGACGAGGTGAAGGACCGGCTCGACGAGAGCGCCCTGGGCCTCTCCGGTGGCCAGCAGCAGCGCCTGTGCATCGCCCGCGCGATGGCCGTGGAGCCCGAGGTGCTGCTGATGGACGAGCCCGCCAGCGCGTTGGATCCCATCGCGACGGCGAAGATCGAAGAACTCATCCACGAGCTGAAGTCGACGTACACCATCGCCATCGTCACCCACAACATGCAGCAGGCCGCGCGGGTGAGCGACCGCACCGCTTTCTTCTACATGGGAGAGCTGGTGGAGTGCGGCCCCACGGAGCAGATCTTCACGAACCCGCGCGAGAAGCGCACCGAGGACTACGTCACCGGGAAGTTCGGGTAG